A segment of the Campylobacter vulpis genome:
CTTTAAAAAGCAAATTTTCATCTCAAGCACAGGAGGTGCTAGAAAGCTTGACCCCACACTCATCAAAACGGCAAGTATTTTTAAAACTTACGGAGATGCTTTGGCTAAAAAATTCCGCTATGAGTTAAGAAAATCAGGCTTTAAGGGTGATTTTGAAGTGGTGTTTTCTAACGAAGAGGCAAAATGTAAAGCCTTAGGTTCTTTTATGGGCGTAACGGCGTCTTTTGGTTTGGCTTTGGCAAGTTTAGCCTTAAAAAAAGTGTTAAATACGGACAAATTTTAACTCATTTCGTTTAAAAAATGCTTTTTTAGTAAATCTTAAAACTTTTTTTGTTTTAATAAGGCTTTATTTTAAATTTAAGGTTAATCAATGGGTTCTAAATTCTCAAAAATAGGCTTTGTATTAGCAGTCGCTGGCTCTGCTGTGGGGCTTGGAAATGCGTGGAAATTTCCTACTTTAGTGGGGCAAAATGGCGGATCGGCTTTTGTGCTTTTATATTTAGTGCTTACTTTGGGCGTGGCTTTTGTGATATTTTTAGCAGAACTTAGCATAGGAAAATTAAGCGAAAAAGACCCTGTCAATGGTTACAAAACCCTTGCACCAACAAACAAAAAAACTTGGTCTATGGCTGGTTTTACTATGCTTGGAGCGATTTTAATCGTCTCTTTTTATAGCCTTGTAATAGGCTGGGTTGTTAAATATATGTATTTTAGTGCCACAGGGAATTTAAGTCAAACTTTAGAAGAGAGCGAAAAGCAATTTACTAACCTTTTGCTTAACGATTTTTTGAGTCAATTTATCTGCTTTAGTCTTATTTTTCTCATCGTTTTTTATGTGGTTTCAAAAGGCGTTAAAAATGGCATTGAAAGGCTTAATGTATGGATGATGCCAACCTTATTTATCTTGCTTATCTTAATGCTTTTTTATGCTTTAAGTCATACAAATGGCTTTAGTGAGGCTTTACAATTTCTTTTCGTGCCTGATTTTTCAAAAATCAGTGGCACTTCTATCCTAGAAGCCTTAGCCCTTGCCTTTTTTAGCCTTTCTTTGGGCGTGGGGACGATTATCACTTATTCCGCCTCTTTACCTGATAAAACAAATTTCATCACAAGCACACTTAATATTATTTTAATTAACATTCTCATAGGGCTTATGATGGGACTTATCGTCTTTACCTTCATCTTTGAATTTGGAGCCAATCCAAATCAAGCAGGACCGGGACTTATCTTTATCTCACTTACCACGCTTTTTGCTAAACTTGGCATTGTAGGATACATACTTGGAGCGACTTTTTTCTTATCCTTGATTTTCGCAGGGATTACTTCGGCAATTTCGATGATAGAGCCTTTTGCCTTTTATCTTATCAATACCTTTAAAATGAGCCGCAAAAATGCCTTGATTTTAATCGGTGTTATCGTTTATATTTTGGGAAATTTGTGTATTTTATCAACTCTAAGCATAACAGAATTTAAGATTTTAGGAATGAGCTTTTTTGATGTGCTTGATTATATTTCTGGTAAGATTATTATGCCTTTAGGTGGAATTTTAGCGGCAATTTTTGTAGGCTTTGTGATGAAAAAGAAAGCTTTAGAGATATTATTTGAGCCTTATATGAGCGGAGTATTTTTTAAAGTGTGGTATTTCTTTTTAAGATTTATCGCACCTTTGGCTGTTATTATCATCGTTATCAATGCTTTTAAATGAAAAATGTTTTTAAATTCCTAGCATTAAAAATTAAATTGTAAAATTCTTGTAAATTTGAATTTTGAAGGACGATTATGGCAAAAAAATTCATAGATGTGATGGATACAAGCTTTAGGGACGGCTTTCAGTCCGTTTATGGAGCAAGGGTTTTAATGGACGATTTTATCCCTGCTCTTGAAGCGGCAAAAGAAGCTGGGATTAGACATTTTGAATTTGGTGGTGGAGCGCGCTTTCAAAGTCTTTATTTTTATCTTAATGAAGATGCCTTTTTGATGATGGATAAATTCCGTGAAATTGTTGGCGAAGAGGCAAATTTGCAAACCCTTTCAAGAGGGGTTAATACCGTAACGCTAGATACTGGAAGTCGTGATCTTATCGACCTGCACGCTAAACTTTTTGCCAAACACGGCACCACAACGATAAGAAATTTTGACGCACTCAATGATGTCAATAATCTTAAATTTAGCGGAGAGTGCATCACAAAGCACGGCTTAAAACACGAAATCGTCATCACACTTATGGACCTACCGCCAAATTGTTCTGGCGCACACGATGTGCCTTTTTATGAAAAAATTTTAAGAGAAATTTTGAGCGCTGAAATTCCTTTCTCAAGCCTTTGCTTTAAAGATGCAAGTGGCACTTCAAATCCTGAAAAAATTTACCAAACTATCAAAATGGCAAGAAGCATTTTGCCAAGTGAAACTCACATAAGACTTCATACTCACGAGAGTGCTGGAGTTAGCATAGCGTGCTATTTAGCGGCTTTAGAGGCTGGGGCTGATGGCATAGACCTAGCTGCCTCTCCTGTAAGTGGTGGCACTTCGCAACCTGATATTTTAACAATGATGCACGCCATTAAGGGCAAAAATTACGATTTTGGTTTGGATTTAGAAAAGATTTTAAAATATGAAGAGGTGTTTAAGGAGTGTATGGCGGATTATTTTTTACCACCAGAATCAACTATGGTAAGTCCTCTCATACCATTTTCTCCTATGCCCGGAGGAGCGCTAACGGCTAATACTCAAATGATGCGAGATAATAATATCTTAGATAAATTCCCAGAAGTCATTAAGGCTATGCGTGAGGTTGTGGAAAAGGGAGGTTACGGCACTTCAGTAACGCCTGTTTCACAATTTTATTTCCAACAAGCTTTTAATAATGTAATGTTTGGAAAATGGAAAAAAATCGCCGATGGTTATGGGAAAATGGTGCTAGGCTATTTTGGAAAAACCCCTGTCGCCCCCGATGAAGCTATCGTTAAGCTAGGCGCAGAACAACTAAATTTAGAACCTACTACGGAATTAGCCATAGATTTAGCGGATAAAGATGAAAGTAAAAGCCTAGCCTACATCAAAGCCCTTTTGGAAAAAGAAGGCTTAGAAACAAGCGAAGAAAACATTTTTATCGCTGGAGCTTGCAAGGAAAAGGGTATAGCCTTTTTAAAAGGCGAAGCTAAGGTCAATGTGCGAAAACTTAGCACTATGCCAAAGCCCATAAGTGCTGAAGAAAATAAATTTACCGTCTCCGTTAATGGTAATAAATACCATGTCGAACTTCATGCAGGATTTGATAAAGATGTCAATGTTAAAAATATCCAAAAAATCCCGCAAAATGAAAGCATAAGTGAAAACGCCATTCAAGCTGGAATTTCTGGTAATGTCTTTAAAATTCTCATTAAAGAAAATGATGAAGTTAAAGAGGGGCAGGTTGTGATGATTTTAGAAGCTATGAAAATGGAAATAGAAGTGCAAGCTACAAAAAGTGGCATTATAGGGCAAATTTGTGTGGGAGCAGGCGATACGGTAAGCGAAGGTGAAGCCCTTGCCATTTATAAAGAATAAAGGAAAAATAATGAAAAATATGGAAAATTTGGGATTAAGCAACATTAAAGAAGTGTTTTATAATCTAAGCTACGATGAGCTTTTTAAGCACGAAATACAAAATCAAGAAGGCGAATGCACACAAAATGGAACTTTTAGTGTTGATACTGGAATTTTTACGGGTAGAAGCCCTAAAGATAAATATTTTGTCAAGCAAGACCCCTCACAAAAATATCTTGCTTGGGGCAAGGTTAATCAGCCCATTAGCAAAGAGCTTTTTGACAAACTTCTAAAAAAAGCTAGAAAAACCTTAAGTGGAAAAAATATCTATATCCAAGATGCGTATTGTGGAGCAAGCCTTAAAAGTCGCAAGGCTGTGCGTTTTGTAACGGAAGTTGCGTGGCAAGCACATTTTGTCAAAAATATGTTTATCCGTCCTAGTGAAAAGGAACTTGAGAATTTTAAGCCCGATTTTATCGTTTATAATGCTTGTAAATGCGTCAATGACAATTATAAAGAAGACGGCTTAAATTCGGAAGTTTTTGTAATTTTTAATATAGAAGAAAATATCGCAGTAATTGGAGGCACTTGGTATGGTGGTGAGATGAAAAAGGGAATTTTTTCTATGATGAATTACTGGCTACCTTTAGAAAATAAACTTTCAATGCATTGCAGTGCTAATGTCGGTGAGAAAGGCGATGTGGCTTTATTTTTCGGCTTAAGTGGAACAGGCAAAACCACACTTTCAACAGACCCCAAACGCAAACTTATAGGCGATGATGAGCATGGTTGGGACGATGAGGGCGTATTTAATTTTGAGGGGGGTTGCTATGCTAAAACCATTAATTTAGACCCAAATAGTGAGCCTGAAATTTATGCAGCTATTAAGAAAAATGCCCTTTTAGAAAATGTTGTTTTAAAAGCGGATAAAAGTGTCGATTATAATGATGCTTCTAAAACTGAAAATACAAGAGTTTCTTATCCAATTGAGCATATTATTAATCACGAACCGAGCCTAAAAGCTGGACATCCGCAAAATATCATCTTTTTAAGTGCTGATGCTTTTGGAGTATTACCTCCTGTAAGTAAGCTAAGTAAAGAACAAGCGATGTATTATTTTTTAAGTGGCTACACAGCTAAAGTGGCGGGGACGGAGCGTGGCATTACAGAGCCTCAAGCAACTTTTTCGGCGTGTTTTGGTGAACCTTTTATGCCTTTACACCCTACGGTTTATGCACGCTTATTAGGAGAAAAAATTCAAAAACATCAAGTTAATGTCTATCTTGTCAATACAGGCTGGAGTGGCGGAAGCTACGGCGTTGGAAAGAGAATGAGCATTAAGGCGACTAGGGCTTGTATTGATGCGATTTTAAATGGCAGTATAGAAAAATGTGAATTTGAAAATTTAGAGATTTTTAATCTCGCCGTGCCAAAATCCTTAGAAGGCGTAGAAACAAGACTTTTAAATCCTATCAACACTTGGGAAGATAAAGATGCCTATCTAAGCACACGCGATAAACTAGCCAAGATGTTTATAGAAAATTTCAAGCGTTACGAAGATGTCAAAGAGGGCGTTGAATTTAGCAAATTTGGACCTAAAATTTAATGAAAAATCAAATGTGGTCAGGGCGTTTTAGCACTGCTAGCGATACGCTTTTAAAAGAATTTAATGCGAGTTTAAATGTTGATAAAGAGCTTTTTAAGCAAGATATAAAAGGCTCTATGGCACACGCAACTATGCTTGAGCATTGTGGAATTTTAAAACAAAATGAGCTTGAAGCAATTTTAAAAGGCTTAGAGCAAATTCAAAATGAAATTCAAAGTGAAAGCTTTATTTTTAACATTGACGATGAAGATATTCATATGGCTGTGGAAAAACGCTTAAGCGAAATTATAGGCAAGGAAATAGGCGGTAAGCTTCACACGGCAAGAAGTAGAAACGATCAGGTTGCGACAGACTTTAAACTCTTTGTCAAAGAAAAAACAGGGGAACTTATGCTTTTACTTAAAGAGCTCATCATAACTCTCATCGCACACGCTAAAGAACATAAAGAAAGCATTATGCCTTCTTTTACGCACCTTCAGCACGCCCAGCCCATAAGCTTTTCCTTTTGGATTTTAAGCTATGCTTTTATGTTTAAAAGAGATATTTTAAGGCTTGAAAACGCCCTTGAATTAGCCGATGAATGTCCGCTTGGAAGTTGTGCTTGTGCGGGAACTAGCTATCCTACAAATAGAACTTTAAGTGCTAAAATGCTTGGCTTTAAAAATCCTATGCAAAATGCTATGGACGGAGTGAGTGATAGAGACTTTGCTCTAGATTTGCTTTATAATATCGCTGTGATTTTTACTCATACTTCAAGACTTTGCGAAGAACTCATTCTTTTTTCAAGCACAGAATTTGACTTTATCGCTATTAGCGATAGTTTTTCTACGGGAAGTTCCATTATGCCACAAAAGAAAAATCCCGATGTTTGCGAACTCATACGCGGTAAAACAGGACGCGTATATGGGAATTTAATCGCCCTTTTTACCACGATGAAAGCCTTACCTCTAGCTTATAATAAAGATATGCAAGAGGATAAGGAGGGTGTTTTTGATAGTGTCAAAACGGCTCAAAATTCGCTCATTATTCTAAATGCCATGCTTAAGGAAATTAAAGTCAAAAAAGAAAATATGCTTAAAGCTTGTAAAAATGGACATTTGCTGGCAACTGATTTGGCAGATTATTTAGTAAGAAGAAAGAATATCCCATTTAGAGAGGCACATTTTATTGTGGGTAAGGTTGTCGCTTATGCTGAAAATGAGGGCATTGATCTTAGTGAAATTTCAAATTTGGCTCAAATTGATAGCATTTTTGATGAAGAAGCAATGCAAATTTTAGACTTTAAACACTCACTCAACGCTAAACAAAGCGAGGGTTCAAGCTCCACTTCAAGTGTTGAGAAGCAAATTCAAGATTTAGAAGACTTTTTAAAGGCGAAAAGCCTTTAAAAAAGTGTTTTGGGAGGAGTTTTATCCTTTAAACTTTCAAAACCACCCAAAATATGGAAGTGTAAATGAAAAACTTCTTGCCCACTGCCCTTACCACAATTACTCACTAAACGATAGCCCTTTTTATCTAGTTCTAAAAGCACGGCTAATTCTTGGATAAAACGCGTCATTTTAGCCATAAGTTCAGGCTCAAATTCTTGAAAATCCCTAAAATGCTTTTTAGGGATTACTAAAATATGGATAGGTGCCCGTGGGTTAATATCGTGAAAGGCGAGAAAATCATTATCTTCTAAGACCTTATTGCAAGGCACAGCACCCTCAACGATAAGCTCAAAAATCGTCTTTTCTCGCATACATACTCCTTAATTAATATAGCCAGCGACTAAAACTAAAAGATAGCCAAACACACAAGAGCTAGAAACACCAATAAGCCCAGGTATAATAAAGCTATGATTGATAACAAATTTACCTATTTTAGTTGTTCCTGAGCGGTCAAATTGTATGGTTGCTAAATCGCTTGGATAGGTTGGTAAAATATAATAACCATAACAAGCAGCAGCAAAAGCGACGATAATACCCGGCTCCACGCCAATTCCTAAAGCTAAAGGTACAAAAGCAGCAATAGCAGCGGCTTGAGAATTAACAAATTTGGAGATTAATAAAAGCATAATTGCATAAGTCCAAGGATACTCTTTTACCACATCACCAAGTGCAGCTTTCATCATCGGCGTATGCACCGCAAACATCGTATCCGCCATCCAAGAAATTCCAAACACCGCCACAAGTGCTATCATACCTGATTTAAAAATTTCATTTGACGCAATTTTCTTCGCCTCTGTTTTGGTAAAGATGATAATCAAAGAACCGGCGATTAGCATAAACATTTGGATAACCGCAACCATTGAAAGCGTATCAAGCTTAGGATTACCCAAAGCGTCTGTTTGTGGAACGCCATTTTTTACCACTTGACCCCAATTTGGTCTTAAATTATCAAACACGCCAAGCAGTGCCACTAAAGCGATAGCACCTAAGAAAATCCACATTGCTATCCAAGAACTTTTAGCAAGCTTAACGCCTAGTAGGGTTTTGCTATCTCCATAGACATATTGTTTAAATTCAGAGTCCTTAAGTTTGTTTTGAAATTCCTCATCTTTATCCAAATCTTTACCTCTAAACCAAGAAAAAATTCCTACACATAAAACCCCAAGTAAGGTGCTAGGGATAGTGATTTGAAGAAGATTGATATAGCCATCAAAACCAGCTAGTTTATTATCCGCATTTAAGAGTAAAGCGGTTAAACTCACAACAGCCACAGAAACAGGCGAAGCAATGATACCCATTTGAGAGGAAATGGAAGCTGCTGCCATAGGGCGTTCTGGGCGTATGCCGTTTTTAATAGCAATGTCATAAATAATAGGCATTATGGTATAAACAACATGTCCTGTTCCGCAAAGTATCGTTAAAAAGCAAGTTACAAAAGGTGCTAAAATCGTTAAAAATTTAGGATTACGCCTTAAAATGCGTTCGGCAATTTGAAGCATAACATCAAGCCCACCACTAGCTTGCAAAGTTGCACTTGCCACAACAACGGCTAAAATGGTTAGCATCACATCAATAGCAGGTTTTCCCGGCTTTATGTGAAAAGCAAAAACTAACATTAAAATGCCTATACCACCAAGCAAACCAAGAGCGATACCGCCTTTTTTTGCTCCGTAAAATAGACAAATCAATACAACGATGATTTGGATAAGAAACTGAGTGCTCTCACTAAGAGAAGTCAAAAACTCCATCTTAATCTCCTTTAAAGTAAAATAACAACGCTATTATAATCAATTTTAAACCGAATTTGAATAAAAAAATGAAAATTTAACAAAATCTCTAAAAACTTAAATTGATATTTTTAAGGCAAATTTTTGCCCGTTTTTATATCTTTTAATCTTAAATTAAGCTGATAAAACATAAGTTTTTGATAAGATTTTGGGAAATTTTTATGGTATTCGTCAAGCTCAAAAGCCTCATTTGTATCTTTTAAGGTGGTATTATTTTCATAAAAATAACCCTTAGTATTTTCTAAAGGATACACGCCAAAATTATCCGCCCAAACGACTTCATTAAAAGCAAATTCAAGTTTTTCATCGCTAGGAGCGACTAATAAATTTCGACCACCTAAACTATAATAAGTCGTCTCGCTTAAACTTAACTCATAAAGCGTAGGAAAAATGTCCTTGTGAGAGGCAAGGCGGTATTTATCATAATAAAGATTTTTTGATAAATTTGAGGCACATAAAGATAAAATGGAACACTATAAGCAAAGGCTTTTTCACGCAGCGGGTCTATTTTCATATCTCTTACTCTGTGGTCTCCAGTAGCGGCGATGATGATTTTATCTTTTAAATCGCTTGCTTTTATTTTACTTACAAATTTGCCAAATTCACTATTAGCGTAAGCATAATTATTAAGATTTTCATAGGTATTTTTAGGAAGTTTTTCATTAATT
Coding sequences within it:
- a CDS encoding anaerobic C4-dicarboxylate transporter, translating into MEFLTSLSESTQFLIQIIVVLICLFYGAKKGGIALGLLGGIGILMLVFAFHIKPGKPAIDVMLTILAVVVASATLQASGGLDVMLQIAERILRRNPKFLTILAPFVTCFLTILCGTGHVVYTIMPIIYDIAIKNGIRPERPMAAASISSQMGIIASPVSVAVVSLTALLLNADNKLAGFDGYINLLQITIPSTLLGVLCVGIFSWFRGKDLDKDEEFQNKLKDSEFKQYVYGDSKTLLGVKLAKSSWIAMWIFLGAIALVALLGVFDNLRPNWGQVVKNGVPQTDALGNPKLDTLSMVAVIQMFMLIAGSLIIIFTKTEAKKIASNEIFKSGMIALVAVFGISWMADTMFAVHTPMMKAALGDVVKEYPWTYAIMLLLISKFVNSQAAAIAAFVPLALGIGVEPGIIVAFAAACYGYYILPTYPSDLATIQFDRSGTTKIGKFVINHSFIIPGLIGVSSSCVFGYLLVLVAGYIN
- a CDS encoding sulfatase-like hydrolase/transferase, translating into MLILLKDYSKAQKTAYGILDEYMYYKAYELFKTAQKPLLIIALSTSNHPPYPKVYESISKANLSGKINEKLPKNTYENLNNYAYANSEFGKFVSKIKASDLKDKIIIAATGDHRVRDMKIDPLREKAFAYSVPFYLYVPQIYQKIFIMINTALPLTRTFFLRFMS
- a CDS encoding sodium-dependent transporter, coding for MGSKFSKIGFVLAVAGSAVGLGNAWKFPTLVGQNGGSAFVLLYLVLTLGVAFVIFLAELSIGKLSEKDPVNGYKTLAPTNKKTWSMAGFTMLGAILIVSFYSLVIGWVVKYMYFSATGNLSQTLEESEKQFTNLLLNDFLSQFICFSLIFLIVFYVVSKGVKNGIERLNVWMMPTLFILLILMLFYALSHTNGFSEALQFLFVPDFSKISGTSILEALALAFFSLSLGVGTIITYSASLPDKTNFITSTLNIILINILIGLMMGLIVFTFIFEFGANPNQAGPGLIFISLTTLFAKLGIVGYILGATFFLSLIFAGITSAISMIEPFAFYLINTFKMSRKNALILIGVIVYILGNLCILSTLSITEFKILGMSFFDVLDYISGKIIMPLGGILAAIFVGFVMKKKALEILFEPYMSGVFFKVWYFFLRFIAPLAVIIIVINAFK
- the pckA gene encoding phosphoenolpyruvate carboxykinase (ATP); the protein is MKNMENLGLSNIKEVFYNLSYDELFKHEIQNQEGECTQNGTFSVDTGIFTGRSPKDKYFVKQDPSQKYLAWGKVNQPISKELFDKLLKKARKTLSGKNIYIQDAYCGASLKSRKAVRFVTEVAWQAHFVKNMFIRPSEKELENFKPDFIVYNACKCVNDNYKEDGLNSEVFVIFNIEENIAVIGGTWYGGEMKKGIFSMMNYWLPLENKLSMHCSANVGEKGDVALFFGLSGTGKTTLSTDPKRKLIGDDEHGWDDEGVFNFEGGCYAKTINLDPNSEPEIYAAIKKNALLENVVLKADKSVDYNDASKTENTRVSYPIEHIINHEPSLKAGHPQNIIFLSADAFGVLPPVSKLSKEQAMYYFLSGYTAKVAGTERGITEPQATFSACFGEPFMPLHPTVYARLLGEKIQKHQVNVYLVNTGWSGGSYGVGKRMSIKATRACIDAILNGSIEKCEFENLEIFNLAVPKSLEGVETRLLNPINTWEDKDAYLSTRDKLAKMFIENFKRYEDVKEGVEFSKFGPKI
- the argH gene encoding argininosuccinate lyase — its product is MKNQMWSGRFSTASDTLLKEFNASLNVDKELFKQDIKGSMAHATMLEHCGILKQNELEAILKGLEQIQNEIQSESFIFNIDDEDIHMAVEKRLSEIIGKEIGGKLHTARSRNDQVATDFKLFVKEKTGELMLLLKELIITLIAHAKEHKESIMPSFTHLQHAQPISFSFWILSYAFMFKRDILRLENALELADECPLGSCACAGTSYPTNRTLSAKMLGFKNPMQNAMDGVSDRDFALDLLYNIAVIFTHTSRLCEELILFSSTEFDFIAISDSFSTGSSIMPQKKNPDVCELIRGKTGRVYGNLIALFTTMKALPLAYNKDMQEDKEGVFDSVKTAQNSLIILNAMLKEIKVKKENMLKACKNGHLLATDLADYLVRRKNIPFREAHFIVGKVVAYAENEGIDLSEISNLAQIDSIFDEEAMQILDFKHSLNAKQSEGSSSTSSVEKQIQDLEDFLKAKSL
- a CDS encoding biotin/lipoyl-containing protein, with protein sequence MAKKFIDVMDTSFRDGFQSVYGARVLMDDFIPALEAAKEAGIRHFEFGGGARFQSLYFYLNEDAFLMMDKFREIVGEEANLQTLSRGVNTVTLDTGSRDLIDLHAKLFAKHGTTTIRNFDALNDVNNLKFSGECITKHGLKHEIVITLMDLPPNCSGAHDVPFYEKILREILSAEIPFSSLCFKDASGTSNPEKIYQTIKMARSILPSETHIRLHTHESAGVSIACYLAALEAGADGIDLAASPVSGGTSQPDILTMMHAIKGKNYDFGLDLEKILKYEEVFKECMADYFLPPESTMVSPLIPFSPMPGGALTANTQMMRDNNILDKFPEVIKAMREVVEKGGYGTSVTPVSQFYFQQAFNNVMFGKWKKIADGYGKMVLGYFGKTPVAPDEAIVKLGAEQLNLEPTTELAIDLADKDESKSLAYIKALLEKEGLETSEENIFIAGACKEKGIAFLKGEAKVNVRKLSTMPKPISAEENKFTVSVNGNKYHVELHAGFDKDVNVKNIQKIPQNESISENAIQAGISGNVFKILIKENDEVKEGQVVMILEAMKMEIEVQATKSGIIGQICVGAGDTVSEGEALAIYKE
- a CDS encoding histidine triad nucleotide-binding protein; translated protein: MREKTIFELIVEGAVPCNKVLEDNDFLAFHDINPRAPIHILVIPKKHFRDFQEFEPELMAKMTRFIQELAVLLELDKKGYRLVSNCGKGSGQEVFHLHFHILGGFESLKDKTPPKTLF